The DNA window TTGCTAAAAGAATCATGTACAAGATACTGACTCTCAATAATATCTCCGTTGCCGGCCTGGACCGGCTCCCCCGCGACAAGTACGAGGTGGCCTCGGAGATCGCCCATCCGGACGCCATTCTGGTGCGCTCCGCCAGCATGCACGAGATGGAGATCCCGGCCTCCCTGCGGGCCGTGGGCCGCGCCGGTGCGGGCGTCAACAACATCCCGGTGGCGCGCATGTCAGAGCGGGGGGTGCCCGTCTTCAACGCCCCCGGCGCCAATGCCAATGCCGTCAAGGAATTGGTGGTGGCGGGTATGCTGCTGGCGGCGCGCAATATCGCCCAGGGCTGGACCTTCGCCCGCGGACTGGAGGGCGACGACGCGGCCATCAACAAGGCGGTGGAGAGCGGCAAGAAGCACTTCGTCGGCTTCGAGTTGCCCGGCCGCACCCTGGGGGTGGTCGGTCTCGGCGCCATTGGCGTCCAGGTTGCCAATGTCGCGCGCGCCCTGGGCATGAAGGTCGTCGGCTACGATCCCACCATTACCGTGCAGCGGGCCTGGCAACTGGCCGCCGATGTCCAGCAGGCCTTGAGTGTGGACGACCTGGTCGCCCGGTCCGATTTCATCAGCTTCCATGTGCCGCTCACCGACGAGACCCGCGGCATGATCAATGCCGAGCGCCTGCGCAATATCCGCAAGGGCGGGGTGCTGCTCAATTTCTCGCGCAACGGCATCATCGACGACAAGGCGGCGGTGGCGGCCCTGGATTCCGGCCATCTTTACGCCTATGTGTGCGATTTCCCCAGCAACCTCTTGAAGGATCATCCCCGCGTCGTGACCCTGCCCCACCTCGGGGCCTCGACCTTCGAGGCGGAGGAGAACTGCGCCATCATGGTCGCCGACCAGGTGCGCGGCTGGCTGGAGGCGGGCAACGTCACCAATGCGGTCAATTTCCCCGAGATCCTGCTGCCGCGCAACGGCGGCTTCCGCCTCGCGGTCGTCAACAGCAACGTGCCGAACATGGTCGGGCAAATTTCCACTGACCTGGCGGCGGCGGGCCTCAACATCCTCGACATGCTCAATCGCTCGCGGGGGGACATCGCCGTGACCCTCATCGATGTCAATCAATGGGTGCCCAAGGAGACGGTGGCCCAGTTACGTACCATCCCCGGTGTGCTCTCGGTGCGCTGCCTGGGCTGCGAGAAGGAAGCGGCCTGATGTCTTGGCTTAAGCGCGGGCGGGGGAGGGTGGGGCCATGACCTCCGAAGAACAGTTGGCGGATGTGCGTCAGCGTATTGACGCCATCGATGGGGAAATTCTGCGCCTCCTCAGCGCCCGCGCCGCCTGCGCCCATGAAGTGGCCGTCATCAAGCTTGAGGTCGGCGATAGCCACTTCTATCGTCCGGGCCGCGAGGCGGAGGTGCTGCGGCGGATCAAGACCCGCAACCCGGGGCCCCTGAGCGGGGAGGCCATGGCCCGTCTATTCCGCGAGATCATGTCCGCCTGCCTGGCCCTGGAGCAGCCCCTGGCGGTGGCCTTCCTGGGTCCGGCGGGGACCTTTACCCAGGCGGCGGCGGTCAAGCACTTCGGCCACGCCGCCAACACGGTGCCGGTGGGCAGCATTGGCGATGTCTTCCGGGAGGTCGAGGCCCGATCCTGCCACTATGGGGTGGTCCCGGTGGAGAATTCCACCGAAGGGGTCATCAACCACACCCTTGATACCTTCATACGCTCCCCCCTGAGTATCGCCGGCGAGGTCAGCCTGCGCATTCATCATCACCTCATGAGCCGGGAGCCGGACCTGGCGGCAATTCATACGCTGTTTTCCCACCAGCAATCCCTGGCCCAATGCCGGGGCTGGCTGGATCGCCACCTGCCCCTGGCCGAGCGGATTGCCGTGGACAGCAACGCCGAGGCCGCGCGGCTGGCGGCCAACCATCCCGCCGCGGCGGCGGTGGCCGGGGAGGCCGCGGCGGACATCTACGACCTGGGCATCCTGGAGCACTGCATCGAGGACGAACCGGGCAACACGACCCGCTTCCTGGTGATCGGTACCGAGGATGCCCGCCCCAGTGGCGACGACAAGACCAGCCTGCTGCTCTCCTGCCACAACGAGGCCGGCTCCCTCTACGGCCTGCTCGAACCCCTGGCGGCTCATGGCATCAGCATGACCCGCATCGAACCCGGCCTTCCCGGCGGGGACTCTGGGACTATGTCTTTTTTGTCGATATCGATGGCCACCGGGAAGACGCGACCGTCGCGCCGGCCCTGGAGACCCTGCGCCGGACCACCAGCCTGTTCCGGGTCCTGGGTTCCTATCCCAAGGCCGTGATCTAATCGCTCCCGCCGAGGCCCAAATATGACTACCCTTCTCAACCCCTTTCTCAAACTGACGGCGCCCGGCCTGCCTGGCCTGCAGCCCTATATCCCTGGCAAGCCCCTGTCCGAGCTGGAGCGGGAACTGGGTATCTCCAACTCCATCAAGCTGGCTTCCAACGAAAACCCCCTGGGTCCCGGCATCCTGGCGCGGGAGGCGGCCATGGCCGCACTGACTGAGTTGGGGCGTTATCCCGATGGGGGCGGCTTCGAGTTGCGCCGGGCCCTGGCCGAGCATCACGGCCTGGAGGCGGTCGCCGTCACCCTCGGCAATGGCTCCAACGATGTCCTTGATCTGGTGGCCCGCGTCTTTCTGCACCCGGGCCAGGAGTCGGTCTTCTCCGAGCACGCCTTCGCGGTCTATGCCATCGGCACCCAGGCGGTGGGGGCCAGGGCCCGCATCGCCAAGGCGCGGGATTATGGCCACGATCTGGAGGCCATGGCGGCCCTGGTCAATGAGCGCACCCGGGTGGTCTGGATCGCCAATCCCAACAACCCCACCGGGACCTGGCTCGATGCCGACACCCTGGCCAGTTTTCTGGGGGAACTGCCGGATACCTGCGTCGCCGTGGTGGACGAGGCCTACACCGAGTATGTGGAGGATCCGGATTTCCCGGATGCTACCCGCTGGCTGGACCGGTTCCCGAACCTTATCGTCACCCGCACCTTTTCCAAGGTCCATGGTCTGGCGGCCCTGCGGGTGGGCTATGGCCTCAGCCACCCCCATATCGCCGACCTGCTCAACCGCGTCCGTCAGCCCTTCAACGTCAACAGCATCGCCCAGGCGGCGGCCCTGGCGGCATTGGCCGACGAGGTGCATGTTCGGGCCTCTCTGGCATTGAACCGGAGCGGCATGCGGCAACTGGAGGAGGGGGCCCGCCAGTTGGGGATTGGCTATATCCCCTCGGTAGGCAACTTCATCACCCTTGACCTGGGCCGCCCGGCGGCCCCTATCGATCAGGCCCTGCTGCGCGCCGGCTGTATCACCCGTCCGGTAGCCAACTATGGCATGCCGAATCACCTGCGCGTCACCATCGGTCGTGAGGCGGAAAATGCCCGCCTGCTCGCCGCCCTGGCGGTGGCCTTGTCGGCATGATTCAGCGGCTCACGGTCATCGGCGTTGGCCTCATCGGGGGCTCCCTGGCCCGGGCCCTGCGCCGGGCCGGCTTTGTGGGCGAGGTGGTGGGCTGCGGGCGCTCACGGGACAATCTGCAACGGGCCCGCGAATTGGGGGTGATCGACCGCTACTACCAGGACCCGGCCCAGGCGGTAACCGGCGCCGATCTGGTCTTCATCGCCGTACCCCTGGGGGCCATGGCCACCACCTTCGCCGCTATCCGCGATCACCTGGCCCCTGGCGCCATTCTGACCGATGGTGGCAGCGTCAAGGGCAGCGTGGTGGCGGATGCCCGTCAGGTCTTTGGTCGGTTGCCCCCGCGTTTCGTCCCCGGCCACCCTATCGCGGGCACGGAGCAGAGCGGGGTCGATGCCTCCTTTGCCGAACTCTACCGCAACCGGCGCGTCATCCTGACCCCCTTGCCGGACACGGACCCGGCGGCCACCGCCCAGGTCCAGGCCATGTGGGAGGCCTGTGGCGCCGAGGTAACGCAAATGGCGGTGGATCATCACGACGAGGTGTTGGCCGCCACCAGCCATCTGCCGCACCTCCTGGCCTATGGCCTGGTCGATAGCCTGGCGCGGCTGCGGGAAAACGACGAGATTTTTCGCTACGCCGCCGGTGGTTTCCGCGACTTTACCCGCATTGCCTCCAGCCACCCCATCATGTGGCGGGATATCTGCCTCGCCAATCGCCAGGCCCTGGGCCAGATGCTCGCCCGGTTCCAGCGCGAGCTTGCCGAACTCGCCGCCGACGTCGAAGGCGGGGATGGGGAGGCCCTGCTGGAGGTCTTCGAGCGCGCCAAGGCGGCCCGGGATCGGTATGTGGGTAGCCAGGGTTAGGACGGGGAGGGGCTTTTGGAACTGGACTCAAGCCATGAATAAACGGCGAATTAATTTCATCCCCAGGGCCGTGAATCAGCCAGGGGGCTAATGGATTTCGTCGGACTTTTTCGAGAAGAGAGATGATAGACCTTCGTAACGAGGGGAGACAATCATCACCGGGGTACGGGTCTCTGTATCAGGCTTAAAATTCTCCGATTATTATTTGATAAATTGGGAGTTTAATCTTTACCGCCACCCAGGCAGGGGGGCGATGCGGGCGCCTGGCCACCCTTGAGGAACCATTCATCCGGCGTCCAGGCATGCATTGCCAGGGCATGTAGGCCGGCGGCGAATTCGTCTCCCAGCAGACCATTGATGAGGCGATGTCGGGCGATGGGTTTGAGTCCCGTGAAGTGATTGCTGACGACCAGCAGCTTGAAGTGGGATTCTCCATCCGGGGGCGCATTGTGCTGGGTGGTTTCGTCGATCAACTCCAGATGGAGTGGACTTAGCTCCCGGGTAAGGTGGTTCTGGATGCGTTGTGCACGACTCATGGCGTTTGGATCCTCGGGGGGCTGGCCCCGGACGGTAATAAGGTAGGTATAAGAAGTGTGGCTGGCCACCGGGCATGACAAGCGGCCCCGTTATTCAGATGGCGTTCAGGGGCTTCCCGGCGGTAGGGCAGTCAATAACTCCAGGATGTCCCCATGGCCATTCTCCCGGGCCCAGTCGAGGGCAATGCGGCCATTCGCATCCTGGAGATGGGGGTTGGCGCCCTGGGAGAGCAGGATGGCGACGCTGTTCCGACGACCATCCTTGGCGGCCCAAAGGAGGGCGCTCCAACCCGCGTCGCGCTCCTGGCGGTCCACATCCGCGCCACGCTCGATCAGAAGACGAACCAGGTCCCCATGCCCTCGGGAAGCGGCCAGCATGAGGGCGGTGTAACCACCCTTATCCTCGGCATTGGGATCGGCCCCCGCGTCCAGCAATCGTTGCGCGGTCGCCAGATAGCCCTTGAGGGCGGCCTTCATGAGGGGCGTCCAGTGACAGCCATCCACGGGGTCGGGGGCAGCTCCCGCGGCGAGCAGGGCATCGATGGCCGGAAAATCACCGCGCTCCGCGAGCAGAACCAGCGGGGGATCGGGTGCATCCTGGGTCTGTTCCGGGGATACCCGCGAACAGGCCGTGAAAATCAGCAGGCACCCAAGGATCAGGCCGAGAGGCGGGGTAGGGGAGGTGGCGAGGAGGTTCATGACCAGGCATTTTCCGCCCAGCCCTGGCTAACGCCAATGCGTTCTCGCAGTGGTTCGGAAAAGGACCCGCCTGCCTTGTGGCCTGAAGCGCGAGGCAGGCTACTTGTCCTTGGTTTTGGACGAATTTGGGCTAGTAGCCGTAGCGGTTTTCGTAGGAACCGCGGGCGCCTTGGCTGTGGGCGTGGCCTTGGATTTGGTGGCAGGCGGGACTGCGGGGGCTTTCGTGGCGGACGGAACCGCTTTCGCCGCCGCCTTGGTGGCGGGGCTAGCGGGTTTGGAGGTCGCCGAGGCAGGAGTCTTGCTGGCGGTGACCGTGGCCGTTTTCGCCGGTGCCGGGGTCTTGGTGGCAGGCTTGGGGGTGACCACCGGTGCCGTTTTCGGACTAGCCGCCACGACCTGGGGTTTCGCCGTGCCCGCTGTTGCCGATTTTGGGGCTGTCTTCGCGGCCGGTTTGCCGCTGTGCGCGGTGGTCGTGGGTTTAGCGAAGAGGGAAACTGCCTTAGGGCCAGTCGCCGTGGAACTGGTTGCCTTGGTAGGGGGTTTTGGCATCAGGGACTGGGCTGGGGCGGAGGCCACCTTGGTGGCCGTCTTGGCTGGCGGGGCTGCTTTGGGGGCTTGGGAAACCTTGGTTACAGGCATGACCGGCGCGGGCTTGGGCGGGAGCGTATTAGCCCTCGTTAGGGCTGCGGCGGTCGCCGTGGTGGCTGCCGCCGGTGGCAAGGCCCAGGTTGCCGCCGAGCTTGGCTGATTGTCCTCGGCTACCGATTCGGGGATGTCCACCATGGAATTCGACGGGTGGCTGACCGGCGCGGCATTCGTGATCGACTCGGAGGCGGAAGAATCGGTTGGCGCGGTATCCCTCATGCCACCAATGGGCGGCAGGGCGTTGGCAATACGGGGTCGAGCCTCGTGCCAGGAATTTTGTAGGATCGAGAGTGAGTGGGTCAGTTCGTTGCGATAGGTCTCGGTATAGTCTTGCCGCACCTCCTTGTCGGTACCGCGCGCCGTCACGGCCTCGGCGCCCAATTGCACCTCGACGCCGCCGGAGCGGTCGAAAAAGTCTGTCCGAACCTCGATAACCGGCGGAAAAGGCCCCCGCGAAGCCCCAGGCGCGAGGTTTTCCGCCGCGGCATCGTCAAGGTTGCGTTGCAGAATCAAGCTGTCGCGGCCCGCCTTCTGGACCTCCCAACCCTGAGTGACCGCCGCACCCATGGCCGCGCCCCGGACCTGCTGAATATTGCCGCCAGAGAAGAACATGCTGGGTTTATTCGGGTCGGGGACGAGTTGAGACATCGCATCTTCCGAATCCGCGTACTGTCCCGATCGTGGCGACGAGGCGCATCCGACCAAGACCAGTCCCAGACTGCATAAAGCTAGTAAATTCAATAACCCACGCAAGTTCAACGATAATTCCTCTTTTGTCAGCCTTTCTGATTACGGATGCCCAGAGTCCGTGCCAGATTAAGGAGCGAATCTTATCATGATGTCAGTGCCTTAGTTCCGGCGCGTCCCGTGGCATTCTAGAGCAAGGGCTGATTAGCCAGGCACATGATTGCGTATAATGGGTATTATGTAAAGTCAGATGGGCAGCCGATGGCTACACCCGGTCGGGTGATCCCATTTGAGGTTTTTATCGTGATTCGGATCTCGCCTGATCTGCCCTGGCTCTCTCCCAAGCGGCAAAGTCGAAAACCGCCAGGGCGTTGTTGCTGGTTTGCATGGCAAGGAACTCAGGGTCCTGACCACGCACCTGGGCAAGCGCTAACAACACATCGGGTAAGTAGGCGGGACTATTGCGTTCACCCTGATGGGCGGCAACCGTCAGGTCCGGGGCGTCCGTCTCAAGTACCAGGGCATCGAGGGGCAAGGCCTTGGCCAGGGCGCGCAGGCGGCTGGAGCGCTCGAAGGTCAGCATGCCACCAAATCCCAGCTTAAAGCCCAGATCGAGGTATTGGTGAGCCTGCTGGATACTGCCACTAAAGGCATGGGCGATGCCGCCTCGGGTGCGGATGCGGCGCAAACAGGCAATAACGTAGTCGTGGGACTTGCGGGCATGAATCACCACCGGCAGATTAGCGCAGACAGCTAGTGTGAGCTGCTCCTCGAACAGCGCCTGCTGTCGGGCCCGATCCAAATCGGGAATGAAAAAATCCAGGCCGATCTCCCCTATCGCCACGGGTCGAACGGTGGCAATAAGTCGTGCCAGCTCGATCAGGTCCCCGGCCTGGTGCCGTTCAAGGAATACGGGATGCAGGCCCAGGGCCGGAAAGGGTCCTGCCTCGCGCTGGCAAAGGCTGATAAGTCCTTGCCAGCCAGCAGCCTGGATAGCAGGTACCAGGATGCGGCCGACTCCGGCGGCCCGGGCCTCGGCCAGTACCTGGTCCCGGTCCAGGTCAAAGTCGGCGACGTCCAGATGGCAATGAGTGTCGATCAGCATGGGTCTTGCGAGGGCCCTGGATAGGTTAGCGCCTTGCCCCACCAGCGATCGCCGTTCGGGAGGCCTGGGTGGCTCACCAGATCAGGTCATCCGGAATCTGGTAGGCCGCATAGGGGTCATCCTCGGCGGATTCCTGTTCGCCCCGCGCCTCGGAGTGGTTGAGGACCAGCACCAGGGCCGCATGCCGGGTCATTAGATTCTCGGCGACCTCGCGCGGGACCAGTTCTGTCTCCGCATCCTGGCGGACCAGGGCCAGTCGGCCCGAGACCAAGGCGCGTTGTTGTTCAGCGGTTACATAGATCCGCCTTAGCCGCTCCTGGTCCTGAAAGTTGAAAGCGATGTCGCCACCCGCGCGCGCGAGTCGATGCGAATGAATGAGTTGGCGTATGGAGTTCTCTTCTTCCCGACGCCTGACCTCCTCCTGGCGCTTTAGATTGAGTTCTCGATCGCGCCGGGCCTTTTCGGCTGCCTCTTCTTGAACCCGCTGCCGAATCTCTTCCTGGGCCTTAGGATTTCCTTGGGACTGTCTATTTTCCTTGCGCTTATCAGTCTTGGTCTGCTTGAGCTTCTGAGCGTTGACCAGGCCTGCCTTCATTAACTGGTCTTGGAGCGAATTGGCCACCTATAGTCTCCCGGGTAGAGCAAAGCCAAGCGCTCCCCTGGTCGGGAGCGGATAGATAGGAGGATGTAACAGTCGGGGCCTGTGGCGCAAGCCCAAGCCACTTCCTCTGTTTGCCAGCTTGGCCCAGGGGCCTGATGCCTGGCTATATGGGGTGGCAAAAGATTCACGATGCCGCGAATCGCGCGGGGGGTTAAAATCCCCCCGTTATGACTTTCAATTCGACCCTCGATAGGAGCCCCTTATGAGATCCCTTGCTTGCGCCCTTGCCCTAGCCGCTGTTTGCGCCCCCTTGGCCGCCGCCGAACCCATCACCATCGGCTATGTCGATATGCAGCGGGTCATCGAGGAGAGCAAGCTGGGTAAGCAAGCCTTCGCCGCCCTCCAGGATAAATATGCCGAGCCCCAGGCGGCCCTGGAAAAGGAAGAAAAGGGCATCCTCCAGCTTCAGCAAAGCCTCGCCCGCGATGGCGCCCTCATGAGTCAGGCCGAGCTCGACAAGCGTAAGGCGGAGTTCCAGGAGCGCGTGAGCCAAATCCAGCGCAAGGCGGCCATGGCCCAGCAGGAGCTGTCCCAGGACCAGGCCAAGCTGGGCGGTGGCATCATCAAGCCGGCCCAGGAGATCATCACCGAGTTGGGCAAGGAAAAGAAGCTGACCGCCATCTTCGAGCGTAGCCAGAGCGGTTTGCTCTATGTGGAGGCCGACAAGAATCTGACCGATGAGGTGATCAAGCGGTTGGATGCCAAGTCACCCAAGGCTGCCAAGCCCGCGAAAGAGGCTAAGCCGGCCAAGGAAGCCAAACCGAGCAAGGAAGCCAAACCGAGCAAAGATCCCACGCCCGCCAAGGGCAACTGATCACCATCAGGATTTGTGGCAGCACCCTTAACCCCCTAAGGGTGGCTGCCCTCCCCTCTCCCTACCTGGGGTCCTCCGCCCGCGCCCTTGATGCCCACCATGAATAACGGCATATTAAACAAAGATTTCAATGCTTAAATATCGTATTCTGCCGGTCACGCCTTACCAGCAAAACTGCACCCTCTTCTGGTGCGATCAGACCGCCGAGGCCGCTATTGTCGACCCTGGTGGAGACCTGGACCGTCTCCTGGCACTGATTGACAAGAGCGGCGTAACCCTCGTCAAGATTCTGCTGACCCATGGCCACCTCGATCACGTCGGCGCGGCGGGTCCCCTGGCGGCGCTGTTGGGGTTGCCCATTTTGGGGCCCCATCCCGATGACTCCTTTCTGCTCCATGGCCTGCCCGGCCAGTGCGCTACCTTTGGCTTCCCGCCTATCGAGGCCTTCACCCCGAGTCAGTGGCTGGAGAGCGGGGATAAGATCGCGCTGGGTAACAGTCAGTTCGAAGTCCTCCACTGCCCAGGCCATACCCCTGGACACGTCGTTTTCTACTCCGCCGCGGACCGGCTCGCCCAGGTCGGCGACGTGATCTTTCAGGGTTCCATTGGCCGCACCGATTTTCCGCGGGGCAACCATGGGGATCTGATCGCATCGATTCGCAACCGTCTGTTTCCTCTAGGTGACGATCTGCGGTTCATCCCCGGCCACGGGCCCATGTCCACCGTCGGTGACGAGCGACGCCACAACCCCTTCGTGGGCGATTCCGTTATGCACCGGGCAAACCGGATATAGCCGTGCTTGCCTTGGTACGCCAGGGCTTGGCGCGATTCCTACACTTCAGGAACTACCATGATCTTCACGCGATTCTTCTCCCGTCGCCGGCAAGCAACCGCCACTCCTGATATTGGCAAACCGTCCAGCGCGGATGAAGGGCCCAAGCATCTCCAGGCTTACCGCCGCCTCACCAGCCTGGAGGAGCTGCGCACTCTGGCCCAGGGGGATCCCAACGCCGAGATTCGCGAGGTCGCCGGCGCGCGCTATCGCCAACTCCTGTGTGGACATGAGACGTCCCCCTTGGACCTGATATCGCGCAAGACCGAGGTCGGCCATCTTGAGGATCAGTCCATCCTGGCGCAGGTCGCCGCCGAGGCCAGGGAAGCGGAGATCCGCCTGGCCGCTATCGAACGTCTCACCGACCAAGCCGCGCTGGCCAGCCGCGCACTGGGCGACGCGGCGACGGCGGTTCGTGCCGCGGCCGCCCAGCGACTGGAGGATCGGGAGGCCCTGGAACGGGTGGCGCGGGGCATCGGCAAAAAGGACAAGCACGTCTACCGCTTGGTCCATACCCGCCTGAAGGAACTGGCCGAGCGGGAGGGGCGCCCCGCCCGGGTGCGCGCTCAGTGCCAAGACTTGTGTGCCAAGCTCGAAATGCTGGGGCGCTTCGAAAACTGGAGCCAGGATCGGGCCCTGCTGGATCTGCTCGACCGCCAATGGGGCGAGATCGCCGAACAAACGGACCAGGTCGAGCGGGATCGTTATGCCCGCCAGCGTGAGCGCTTTCTGGCGGCTTACGAGACCCATCGGCAATCCCAATCCAGTCAACTCGCCGAGGCCGAGGCCGAGACCGCCAACCAGTCGGCACGGGAGGCGCTGATAACGGCACTGGCCCCCTGCCTCGACATCTCCGACGAGGCACGGCTACGCGAGCAACTCCAGGGCATCAGGTCCGACTGGGATGCACTGGGCCACCCGCCCAGCGGCCTGGCGCGCCGCTACCAGGCCGCCCTGACTGCCGCCGAGTCCCACCAGGAGGCCCTGGCCCGCGACAGTCAATCTCTCGTAGCCCTCTCCGCCTGGCTCGCCCAGGCCCACGAGGCCCTCGACCAATCCCGACCCATCGAGCATCGCCGGCTGGCCCGCCTGCTGTCACAGGTCCAGGACCTGCCCCCTCTGGCGGGTCCGGATCAGGAATTGCTTGCCGCCGTCGCCGCCGCCCGTTTGCAATTGGCGGAACGGCAGAGCCGGCAACATCGCCACGCCGAACAGCGGCTCGCCCAGGCCAGTGACAAGCTGACCGAACTGGAAGCGGCGTTCGCGGCGGGCGAACTCAAGCGGGCCGAACCCCTGTACCAGAGCCTGCAGGCCGCCATTGATGCCGCCGCGGCCAGCGGCCTGCCCCTGGGCGGGACCAGGCACCTTAAGGAGCGTCTTCAGGCCCTGACCCCGCGTCTGCGCGATCTGCAGAAGTGGCGGCGCTGGGGCGCGGATACCCATCGCGAAGGCCTCTGTCAGGCCATGGAGGAACTTGAATCCGCAGACCTCCCGCTCGCCGCCAAGGCCAGCCGTCTGCAGGAATTGCGGCAGGAGTGGAAGGAACTGGAGCGTGATGGTTCCCCGGCCAATCATCCCCTCTGGGAACGCTTTGCCGCCGCCGCCGATCGGGTCCATGCCCTCTGCAAGCCCTGGCTGGAACAGAGGGCCCGGGAGCGCGAGGCCGCCCGCGCCGCCCGCGAGGCCCTTTGCGCCCAACTCGAGGCATTTCTCGACCAGGTCGATTGGGGACGCGTC is part of the Chromatiaceae bacterium genome and encodes:
- a CDS encoding phosphoglycerate dehydrogenase, translated to MYKILTLNNISVAGLDRLPRDKYEVASEIAHPDAILVRSASMHEMEIPASLRAVGRAGAGVNNIPVARMSERGVPVFNAPGANANAVKELVVAGMLLAARNIAQGWTFARGLEGDDAAINKAVESGKKHFVGFELPGRTLGVVGLGAIGVQVANVARALGMKVVGYDPTITVQRAWQLAADVQQALSVDDLVARSDFISFHVPLTDETRGMINAERLRNIRKGGVLLNFSRNGIIDDKAAVAALDSGHLYAYVCDFPSNLLKDHPRVVTLPHLGASTFEAEENCAIMVADQVRGWLEAGNVTNAVNFPEILLPRNGGFRLAVVNSNVPNMVGQISTDLAAAGLNILDMLNRSRGDIAVTLIDVNQWVPKETVAQLRTIPGVLSVRCLGCEKEAA
- a CDS encoding histidinol-phosphate transaminase, whose protein sequence is MTTLLNPFLKLTAPGLPGLQPYIPGKPLSELERELGISNSIKLASNENPLGPGILAREAAMAALTELGRYPDGGGFELRRALAEHHGLEAVAVTLGNGSNDVLDLVARVFLHPGQESVFSEHAFAVYAIGTQAVGARARIAKARDYGHDLEAMAALVNERTRVVWIANPNNPTGTWLDADTLASFLGELPDTCVAVVDEAYTEYVEDPDFPDATRWLDRFPNLIVTRTFSKVHGLAALRVGYGLSHPHIADLLNRVRQPFNVNSIAQAAALAALADEVHVRASLALNRSGMRQLEEGARQLGIGYIPSVGNFITLDLGRPAAPIDQALLRAGCITRPVANYGMPNHLRVTIGREAENARLLAALAVALSA
- a CDS encoding prephenate dehydrogenase/arogenate dehydrogenase family protein codes for the protein MIQRLTVIGVGLIGGSLARALRRAGFVGEVVGCGRSRDNLQRARELGVIDRYYQDPAQAVTGADLVFIAVPLGAMATTFAAIRDHLAPGAILTDGGSVKGSVVADARQVFGRLPPRFVPGHPIAGTEQSGVDASFAELYRNRRVILTPLPDTDPAATAQVQAMWEACGAEVTQMAVDHHDEVLAATSHLPHLLAYGLVDSLARLRENDEIFRYAAGGFRDFTRIASSHPIMWRDICLANRQALGQMLARFQRELAELAADVEGGDGEALLEVFERAKAARDRYVGSQG
- a CDS encoding BolA family transcriptional regulator, producing MSRAQRIQNHLTRELSPLHLELIDETTQHNAPPDGESHFKLLVVSNHFTGLKPIARHRLINGLLGDEFAAGLHALAMHAWTPDEWFLKGGQAPASPPCLGGGKD
- a CDS encoding ankyrin repeat domain-containing protein → MNLLATSPTPPLGLILGCLLIFTACSRVSPEQTQDAPDPPLVLLAERGDFPAIDALLAAGAAPDPVDGCHWTPLMKAALKGYLATAQRLLDAGADPNAEDKGGYTALMLAASRGHGDLVRLLIERGADVDRQERDAGWSALLWAAKDGRRNSVAILLSQGANPHLQDANGRIALDWARENGHGDILELLTALPPGSP
- a CDS encoding TatD family hydrolase, coding for MLIDTHCHLDVADFDLDRDQVLAEARAAGVGRILVPAIQAAGWQGLISLCQREAGPFPALGLHPVFLERHQAGDLIELARLIATVRPVAIGEIGLDFFIPDLDRARQQALFEEQLTLAVCANLPVVIHARKSHDYVIACLRRIRTRGGIAHAFSGSIQQAHQYLDLGFKLGFGGMLTFERSSRLRALAKALPLDALVLETDAPDLTVAAHQGERNSPAYLPDVLLALAQVRGQDPEFLAMQTSNNALAVFDFAAWERARADQARSESR
- a CDS encoding DUF2058 domain-containing protein, which gives rise to MANSLQDQLMKAGLVNAQKLKQTKTDKRKENRQSQGNPKAQEEIRQRVQEEAAEKARRDRELNLKRQEEVRRREEENSIRQLIHSHRLARAGGDIAFNFQDQERLRRIYVTAEQQRALVSGRLALVRQDAETELVPREVAENLMTRHAALVLVLNHSEARGEQESAEDDPYAAYQIPDDLIW
- a CDS encoding OmpH family outer membrane protein, whose product is MRSLACALALAAVCAPLAAAEPITIGYVDMQRVIEESKLGKQAFAALQDKYAEPQAALEKEEKGILQLQQSLARDGALMSQAELDKRKAEFQERVSQIQRKAAMAQQELSQDQAKLGGGIIKPAQEIITELGKEKKLTAIFERSQSGLLYVEADKNLTDEVIKRLDAKSPKAAKPAKEAKPAKEAKPSKEAKPSKDPTPAKGN
- a CDS encoding MBL fold metallo-hydrolase, encoding MLKYRILPVTPYQQNCTLFWCDQTAEAAIVDPGGDLDRLLALIDKSGVTLVKILLTHGHLDHVGAAGPLAALLGLPILGPHPDDSFLLHGLPGQCATFGFPPIEAFTPSQWLESGDKIALGNSQFEVLHCPGHTPGHVVFYSAADRLAQVGDVIFQGSIGRTDFPRGNHGDLIASIRNRLFPLGDDLRFIPGHGPMSTVGDERRHNPFVGDSVMHRANRI
- a CDS encoding DUF349 domain-containing protein; protein product: MIFTRFFSRRRQATATPDIGKPSSADEGPKHLQAYRRLTSLEELRTLAQGDPNAEIREVAGARYRQLLCGHETSPLDLISRKTEVGHLEDQSILAQVAAEAREAEIRLAAIERLTDQAALASRALGDAATAVRAAAAQRLEDREALERVARGIGKKDKHVYRLVHTRLKELAEREGRPARVRAQCQDLCAKLEMLGRFENWSQDRALLDLLDRQWGEIAEQTDQVERDRYARQRERFLAAYETHRQSQSSQLAEAEAETANQSAREALITALAPCLDISDEARLREQLQGIRSDWDALGHPPSGLARRYQAALTAAESHQEALARDSQSLVALSAWLAQAHEALDQSRPIEHRRLARLLSQVQDLPPLAGPDQELLAAVAAARLQLAERQSRQHRHAEQRLAQASDKLTELEAAFAAGELKRAEPLYQSLQAAIDAAAASGLPLGGTRHLKERLQALTPRLRDLQKWRRWGADTHREGLCQAMEELESADLPLAAKASRLQELRQEWKELERDGSPANHPLWERFAAAADRVHALCKPWLEQRAREREAARAAREALCAQLEAFLDQVDWGRVDWRQAQRAEREMREGWEHLGEVEDRHKRGLERRFRTALKRLDDRLGVEREANQRLKQELIVRIEALATAPDLERAIEETKRLQSQWHTTVAARQRDENRLWQQFRAACDVVFERRRQRHEAQTAEMGDNLRLREAIRAEAEALARAESEAVADGPDALPALEARWQEAAQLPVPRQAATDLDRGWRQALLQIQTGRQERLTRQRRQTLDLLARQAQVCSELEHALEKGEDATRAIAAAEAQWQALGPHPNDRLRQGMEARCQRARESATPGATDLADQRVANARERAEICLRLEILAQIDSPPECAAERLAFQVNRLQEHLAMGEGNPQATSTHLIERWFLAGPAPAAEAMALEGRFAHAHAALRQVEEAPSWI